The following coding sequences are from one Panicum hallii strain FIL2 chromosome 5, PHallii_v3.1, whole genome shotgun sequence window:
- the LOC112892341 gene encoding protein SODIUM POTASSIUM ROOT DEFECTIVE 2-like, protein MGRKLGLDRVLDCFSLSLCANACACVHSVEEEEHEADERKALVSSQLEELVKLRDFVDGAAKTLAFHLEPKTVELKVSMHCYGCAKKVQKHISKMDGVTSFEVDLEKKKVVVIGDITPYEVLESISKVKFAELWVAPNPKQQAAERL, encoded by the exons atgGGGAGGAAGCTGGGCCTGGACAGGGTCCTGGACTGCTTCTCGCTCTCGCTCTGCGCGAACGCCTGCGCCTGCGTGCActcggtggaggaggaggagcacgagGCCGACGAGCGGAAGGCCCTGGTGAGCAGCCAGCTGGAGGAGCTGGTCAAGCTCAGGGACTTCGTCGACGGAGCTGCCAAGACCCTTGCTTTCCATCTAGAGCCCAAG ACCGTGGAGCTCAAGGTGTCCATGCACTGCTACGGATGCGCCAAGAAAGTCCAGAAGCACATCTCCAAGATGGACG GCGTCACGTCGTTCGAGGTGGatttggagaagaagaaggtgGTGGTGATCGGGGACATCACGCCGTACGAGGTGCTGGAGAGCATCTCCAAGGTGAAGTTCGCGGAGCTGTGGGTGGCGCCCAACCCCAAGCAGCAGGCCGCGGAGAGGCTGTAG
- the LOC112892340 gene encoding uncharacterized protein LOC112892340, whose product MRWHNASDISPSIDVVPSPWRTPSGPRASSTGARGLRRAPPAVQTAPPARAGAARFGRRQRSQAPRARALGACVREPSSSPPRADGSRESGPPAALPGACVREPPSSSPRAGWRRKSGLPAELPRPRAGEILDACEAELRRPRVGEIHRRKRAGAAELPGTCEFRRASSPAQGVVERDADGGKGRREERKVSGAWTLEQVGSGLATTGNFHILPEPG is encoded by the exons ATGCGATGGCATAACGCGAGTGACATAAG CCCCTCCATCGACGTTGTGCCTTCGCCGTGGCGCACGCCGTCGGGGCCACGGGCGAGCTCCACCGGTGCACGCgggctccggcgagctccgccaGCCGTGCAGACAGCTCCCCCGGCGCGTGCGGGAGCCGCGCGATTCGGCCGCCGGCAGCGCTCCCAGGCCCCGCGCGCGCGAGCTCTCGGCGCGTGCGTGCGGGAGCCATCGAGCTCCCCGCCGCGGGCGGACGGGAGCCGCGAGAGCGGGCCGCCAGCGGCGCTCCCCGGCGCGTGCGTGCGGGAGCCACCGAGCTCCTCGCCGCGGGCGGGCTGGAGACGCAAGAGCGGGCTGCCGGCGGAGCTCCCCCGGCCGCGCGCGGGCGAGATCCTCGACGCGTGCGAGGCGGAGCTCCGACGGCCTCGTGTGGGTGAGATCCACAGGCGCAAGCGGGCGGGAGCCGCCGAACTCCCCGGCACTTGCGAGTTCCGGCGAGCGAGCTCCCCAGCGCAAGGCGTGGTTGAGCGAGATGCAGACGGAGGTAAGGGGCGACGGGAGGAGAGGAAGGTGAGCGGAGCGTGGACGCTTGAGCAGGTCGGGTCTGGCTTAGCTACTACTGGAAATTTTCACATACTACCGGAACCAGGCTAG